From Rudanella lutea DSM 19387, a single genomic window includes:
- a CDS encoding LytR/AlgR family response regulator transcription factor, producing the protein MSLTCIIVEDELMSRKSLQRFCEQHQSMELLATFDNAQKALDFLSEQSVDLIWLDVEMPDLTGFDLLEKLSSTPYVILTTSKTEYAYDAFQYQVTDYVKKPVTLPRFNLAVEKVIDLAARAKATASTGPERQEIYIKTDGRYIRLPFEVISYIENTGDYVKIFTATQTHIIYATMKYLEEKLGSQFMRVHRSYIVHLDKIVDIEENTLVVANKVIPISRANKAELMNRLNLL; encoded by the coding sequence ATGTCTCTTACTTGTATTATTGTTGAAGACGAGCTGATGTCCCGCAAATCGTTGCAACGATTTTGCGAACAACATCAGTCCATGGAATTACTGGCCACATTCGACAACGCCCAAAAGGCGCTGGATTTTCTGTCTGAGCAATCCGTCGACTTAATCTGGCTTGATGTTGAAATGCCCGACCTCACGGGTTTTGATCTGCTGGAGAAGCTCTCATCGACCCCGTACGTCATCCTGACAACGAGCAAGACCGAGTATGCCTACGATGCCTTTCAGTATCAGGTGACCGATTACGTGAAGAAGCCGGTCACACTGCCGCGCTTCAATCTGGCAGTTGAGAAGGTAATCGACCTGGCCGCGCGGGCCAAAGCTACTGCATCAACAGGGCCCGAACGGCAGGAAATTTACATCAAAACCGACGGGCGCTACATCCGGCTACCCTTCGAGGTAATCTCGTACATTGAAAATACCGGCGACTATGTAAAAATTTTTACGGCTACCCAGACCCACATTATCTACGCGACCATGAAGTACCTGGAAGAAAAACTGGGCTCTCAGTTTATGCGGGTACACCGGTCGTATATCGTTCATCTGGACAAAATTGTCGATATAGAAGAAAATACGCTGGTAGTAGCGAACAAGGTGATTCCGATCAGCCGGGCCAACAAAGCCGAGTTGATGAACCGGCTAAATCTGCTGTGA
- a CDS encoding PAS domain S-box protein, whose protein sequence is MDDIELLKRRLAREQAARRQAEAILEQKALELYDVNTRLQHLNENLELEIQNKLTELQESEQRHRQLIESIEDIIYKISPDGYFTYISPVAEKLLGYKEHEFVGKHASYFVEQGYKGALITYYQRVLEERKSSTYYELPILTKDGRTVWIGQTVRIIEQNNEVVEMVAVARDVTARKTAELALQTTQIQLTALISSLQSGVLLETQDRRIILANGLFCDLFGISVSAQQLTGLCHTELDALTGNPVDDPQGFKARTDALLACRQASVGTEIRLNNGRILEQDYIPILMDGMCLGHLWQYTDVTKKNTTRERIRRSEEKYRGIMNNMELGLLEVDNDQTILRAYDRFCKMIGYREDELVGQNAANMLVPPEFIPVLSEQQQQRRLGTAGSYELQLMRKDGSRIWVLVSGVPIQDEHGAQVGSMGIHYDLTARKQLEQELATAKHLADEARQAEKQFLANMSHEIRTPLNAIIGMSHLLFDTRPTAQQQEYIEILQTSADFLHSLISDLLDMTKIEAGRIEVQSRPFDLAGLMRGTQKVFEMKLQGRPINIDVMLDARINGDFIGDDVMLNQILTNLVGNADKFTEEGSIQISARIRKEEQNQCWIEFSVADTGVGIPTEKLGLVFQKFKQVNPQGHKHKGTGLGLAITKELVEIQGGTIQVKSRVGEGSVFTFILPFTRSATQSAPAPVPVLSPVPMMEWRLGHVLVVEDNTMNQKYIGSLLNKWGISYTLAPDGMQAIEVCRQHKFDLILMDIQMPVLDGYEATVAIRSTRNPNQHVPIIALTASAMLDHKNIALAAGMDDFLTKPFDPPKLLALLRQYTPAELPDANPSVPIDSGLDWRHLHDMYGPDLSTASEMFELFLNEIVPEINRLNDLCTERNWAEVARLAHKLKPTFSMVGLTELETKMAQIERSASQNSNNELVAVYCNDIIKHTNEAIPLLKNELQKLAQP, encoded by the coding sequence ATGGACGACATCGAATTACTAAAACGGCGGCTGGCCCGCGAACAGGCCGCCCGTCGGCAGGCTGAGGCTATTCTGGAGCAGAAGGCGCTTGAACTGTACGACGTCAACACCCGACTCCAGCACCTGAATGAAAATCTGGAGCTTGAAATCCAGAATAAACTAACCGAACTCCAGGAAAGTGAGCAACGGCATCGCCAACTCATCGAGTCGATTGAAGATATTATCTATAAAATTTCGCCCGATGGCTATTTCACCTATATCAGCCCGGTAGCCGAAAAGTTGCTGGGCTACAAAGAGCACGAGTTTGTTGGCAAACACGCGAGTTACTTTGTTGAGCAGGGCTACAAGGGCGCACTCATTACCTACTACCAGCGCGTGCTGGAAGAACGTAAAAGCAGCACTTACTACGAACTACCTATTCTTACCAAAGATGGCCGGACGGTCTGGATTGGGCAAACCGTTCGGATTATTGAGCAGAACAATGAAGTCGTTGAAATGGTGGCTGTAGCCCGGGACGTGACTGCCCGGAAAACCGCCGAGCTAGCCCTACAAACCACTCAGATTCAGCTAACGGCCCTCATCTCCAGTTTGCAGTCGGGTGTGCTGCTCGAAACGCAGGACCGCCGGATCATTTTGGCCAACGGACTATTCTGCGACCTGTTTGGTATATCCGTCAGCGCCCAACAGTTAACAGGCCTCTGTCATACGGAGCTCGACGCACTGACGGGTAACCCTGTGGATGACCCACAAGGCTTCAAAGCCCGAACCGACGCTTTGCTCGCCTGTAGGCAGGCATCAGTCGGCACCGAAATCCGGCTAAACAACGGACGTATCCTGGAACAGGATTACATCCCGATTCTGATGGATGGCATGTGCCTGGGTCACCTATGGCAATACACCGACGTTACGAAGAAAAATACCACGCGCGAACGCATCCGCCGGAGCGAGGAAAAATACCGGGGTATCATGAACAACATGGAACTCGGATTACTCGAAGTAGACAATGACCAGACGATTTTGCGGGCCTACGACCGGTTCTGCAAAATGATTGGTTACCGCGAAGACGAGCTGGTTGGTCAGAATGCAGCCAACATGCTGGTACCACCCGAGTTTATTCCCGTGCTGAGTGAGCAACAACAGCAACGCCGACTCGGCACGGCCGGTTCGTACGAGTTGCAGCTGATGCGAAAAGATGGGTCCCGAATCTGGGTACTGGTCAGCGGGGTACCCATTCAGGACGAACATGGCGCACAGGTAGGCTCTATGGGTATTCACTACGACCTTACCGCCCGCAAACAACTGGAACAGGAACTGGCAACGGCCAAGCACCTGGCCGACGAGGCCCGGCAGGCAGAGAAGCAGTTTCTGGCCAATATGAGCCACGAAATCCGAACCCCGCTGAATGCCATCATCGGCATGTCGCACCTGCTGTTTGATACCCGCCCGACGGCCCAGCAACAGGAGTACATCGAGATTTTGCAGACCTCAGCCGACTTTTTGCACAGTCTGATTTCTGACCTGCTCGATATGACCAAAATTGAGGCCGGCCGCATTGAGGTTCAGTCGCGCCCGTTTGATCTGGCAGGCCTGATGCGCGGCACGCAGAAAGTATTCGAGATGAAACTGCAAGGGCGACCCATCAACATCGACGTGATGCTCGACGCCCGGATCAACGGTGATTTCATCGGCGACGATGTGATGCTCAACCAGATTCTGACCAACCTGGTGGGCAATGCCGATAAGTTTACCGAAGAAGGCAGCATCCAGATTTCGGCCCGGATTCGGAAAGAGGAACAGAACCAGTGCTGGATTGAGTTTTCGGTGGCCGACACGGGGGTGGGCATTCCGACCGAAAAACTTGGACTGGTGTTTCAGAAGTTCAAACAGGTAAATCCGCAGGGGCACAAACACAAGGGTACGGGCCTGGGCCTGGCCATCACCAAAGAACTCGTTGAAATTCAAGGCGGTACAATTCAGGTCAAAAGCCGGGTTGGTGAGGGGAGCGTGTTTACATTTATTCTACCATTTACCCGTTCGGCTACGCAGTCGGCACCGGCACCGGTGCCGGTGCTTAGCCCGGTGCCGATGATGGAGTGGCGGCTGGGCCATGTGCTGGTTGTGGAAGACAACACCATGAATCAGAAGTACATCGGCAGTCTGCTCAACAAATGGGGGATCTCGTACACACTCGCCCCCGATGGTATGCAGGCCATTGAGGTATGCCGGCAACATAAGTTCGACCTGATTCTGATGGATATTCAGATGCCCGTACTCGACGGCTACGAGGCTACGGTGGCCATTCGGAGCACGCGCAACCCCAATCAGCACGTACCTATTATTGCGCTGACAGCGTCGGCCATGCTCGACCATAAGAATATTGCTCTGGCCGCCGGCATGGACGATTTTCTAACCAAGCCCTTCGACCCACCCAAGTTGCTGGCTCTGCTTCGGCAATATACCCCCGCCGAGTTGCCCGATGCGAATCCGTCTGTCCCAATCGACTCAGGACTTGATTGGCGGCATCTGCACGATATGTACGGCCCCGACCTGAGTACCGCTTCCGAAATGTTCGAATTGTTCCTGAACGAGATTGTCCCGGAAATCAACCGGCTCAACGACCTCTGCACCGAGCGTAACTGGGCAGAGGTAGCCCGGCTGGCCCACAAACTGAAACCCACCTTTAGCATGGTCGGGCTGACAGAACTGGAGACCAAAATGGCTCAGATTGAGCGTAGCGCCAGTCAGAATAGCAACAACGAGCTGGTGGCCGTTTACTGCAACGATATTATCAAGCATACAAATGAGGCCATTCCATTGCTAAAAAACGAGCTACAAAAGCTAGCTCAGCCGTGA
- a CDS encoding bifunctional rhamnulose-1-phosphate aldolase/short-chain dehydrogenase produces the protein MLTQANTYQPSSFKHVSYLWDDAKAAALEGDEVGLLIYRSNLLGADLRLTNYGGGNTSCKVTSPDPLTGDPTEVMWVKGSGGDIGTLKKSGLAALYLNRLHALKKRYRGLAFEDEMVELFNYCIYDLNSKAPSIDTPLHAFLPFKHVDHLHPDAAIAIAAAKDGKRITQELFNGQIGWVDWQRPGFDLGLQLEQCLADNPGIRGIMLGSHGLFTWGDTAYESYVNTLEVIERCAEYLEDNFGKNRSVFGGAIRQSLPAENRTAQAAALAPVLRGLCSGHTRMIGHFTDDERVLEFTNSADLSRLAPLGTSCPDHFLRTKISPLVLDLPADADVSDSGAIKAGLEPAFAAYRAMYAEYYESCKHPNSPAMRDPNPVVILWPGVGMFTFAKDKQTARVAAEFYINAINVMKGAEAVSEYTSLPRQEAFDIEYWLLEEAKLQRMPKPKPLSGKIALVTGSAGGIGKAIARKFANEGACVIINDMDADRLSSADAEFKAQYGRDTHTTALLDVTSAEAIQKAFEKAALAFGGVDIVVNCAGLSISKPIEEHTEKDWDLLYDVLVKGQFLVTQHGVAIMRKQNLGGDVLNIVSKNALVSGPNNAGYGSAKAAQMHLSRLNAAELGKDRIRVNVVNPDAVIADSKIWAGEWAEGRAKAYGVSVEELPAYYAKRTLLNEVILPDDIANACFAYVGGLLDKSTGNVLNVDGGVAMAFVR, from the coding sequence ATGCTTACCCAAGCCAACACCTATCAACCCTCATCGTTCAAACACGTGAGCTACCTTTGGGACGATGCCAAAGCTGCCGCGCTGGAAGGCGATGAAGTAGGGCTTCTTATTTACCGATCCAACCTGCTCGGGGCCGACCTCCGGCTGACCAACTACGGCGGGGGCAATACGTCGTGCAAAGTGACGTCGCCTGACCCACTCACCGGCGATCCAACCGAAGTCATGTGGGTAAAAGGCTCCGGGGGCGATATTGGTACGCTCAAGAAAAGCGGCCTGGCGGCTCTGTACCTCAACCGGCTCCATGCCCTCAAAAAGCGGTACCGCGGGCTGGCGTTTGAAGATGAAATGGTTGAACTGTTCAACTACTGCATCTACGACCTCAACTCCAAAGCGCCGTCGATTGATACGCCCCTGCACGCGTTTCTGCCCTTCAAACACGTCGATCACCTGCACCCCGATGCGGCCATCGCCATTGCTGCGGCCAAAGACGGCAAGCGCATCACGCAGGAGCTCTTCAACGGGCAAATTGGCTGGGTCGACTGGCAACGGCCGGGCTTCGACCTGGGTCTGCAACTGGAGCAGTGCCTTGCCGACAATCCGGGCATCCGGGGCATCATGCTCGGCTCGCACGGGTTGTTTACCTGGGGCGACACCGCCTACGAAAGCTACGTAAATACGCTCGAAGTGATTGAGCGCTGCGCCGAATATCTGGAAGACAATTTCGGCAAAAACCGGTCTGTATTTGGTGGAGCCATCCGGCAGAGCTTACCCGCCGAGAACCGAACCGCCCAGGCAGCCGCATTAGCGCCTGTTCTGCGCGGCCTCTGCTCAGGCCACACCCGCATGATCGGCCATTTTACCGATGATGAGCGCGTGCTGGAGTTCACCAACTCCGCCGATCTGAGCCGACTGGCTCCGCTGGGCACCTCCTGCCCCGACCACTTCCTGCGCACCAAAATCAGCCCGCTCGTACTCGACCTGCCCGCCGACGCCGATGTGAGCGATAGCGGGGCAATCAAGGCCGGCCTCGAACCTGCCTTTGCGGCCTACCGGGCTATGTATGCCGAGTACTACGAAAGCTGCAAGCACCCTAATAGCCCCGCCATGCGCGACCCCAACCCGGTGGTCATTCTGTGGCCGGGTGTGGGTATGTTTACGTTTGCCAAAGACAAGCAAACGGCCCGGGTAGCGGCTGAGTTTTACATCAACGCCATCAACGTGATGAAGGGCGCCGAGGCCGTGTCGGAATACACCTCGCTGCCCCGTCAGGAAGCATTTGATATTGAATACTGGCTCCTCGAAGAAGCCAAGCTTCAGCGGATGCCGAAGCCCAAACCCCTGTCGGGCAAAATTGCGCTCGTAACCGGCAGCGCCGGAGGCATTGGCAAGGCCATTGCCCGTAAGTTTGCCAACGAGGGAGCCTGTGTGATTATCAACGATATGGACGCCGACCGGCTGAGCAGCGCCGATGCGGAGTTTAAAGCGCAGTACGGTCGCGATACCCACACAACGGCCCTCCTCGACGTAACCAGCGCCGAGGCTATTCAGAAAGCATTCGAGAAAGCAGCCCTGGCGTTTGGCGGAGTCGACATTGTGGTCAACTGCGCGGGTCTGTCTATTTCGAAGCCCATTGAAGAACATACCGAGAAAGACTGGGACCTGCTGTACGACGTACTGGTAAAAGGTCAGTTTCTGGTCACGCAGCACGGCGTAGCTATTATGCGCAAGCAGAACCTCGGGGGCGATGTGCTGAACATTGTGAGCAAAAACGCCCTCGTATCGGGGCCAAACAATGCCGGCTACGGATCGGCCAAAGCCGCACAAATGCACCTGAGCCGCCTGAATGCCGCCGAACTCGGCAAAGACCGGATTCGGGTCAACGTAGTGAACCCCGATGCCGTGATTGCCGACTCCAAAATCTGGGCGGGCGAGTGGGCCGAGGGCCGCGCCAAAGCCTACGGGGTGAGTGTGGAAGAGCTACCCGCTTACTACGCCAAGCGCACCCTGCTCAATGAAGTCATTCTGCCCGATGATATTGCCAATGCCTGCTTCGCCTACGTGGGGGGGCTACTCGACAAATCGACCGGCAACGTGCTGAACGTCGACGGCGGGGTGGCCATGGCTTTTGTTCGGTAA
- a CDS encoding NupC/NupG family nucleoside CNT transporter — protein sequence MERFTGLIGIVLILGIAYAMSNNRKAINYRTVGVGLALQFGLAVFVLKTELGQQIFQTIGYYVERLLGKAGKGAEFVFSPLVKPDVLSKAFGPGNNFIFFFSIIPTIIFVAVLVNILYHLGIMQRVVAVMARGMKWLMGVSGAEALSNVASTFVGQVEAQIMVKPYLKNMTNSELLASMSGSFACIAGGVLAVYVSLGVPAPYLLAASIMAAPGALVISKIVFPETEVSETQGVVKLDIKKSHANLLDAIAAGASEGLKVGFNVVAMLIGFIALIALLDSILFRIGFYIFGTSELSLNYLLGGLFSVFAWAMGVPTKDVQAAGALMGTKMVVNEFVAYLDLVKVKGTLDPKTVAIVSFALCGFANFSSIAIQVGGISELAPNRRSDLARLGFKALICGTLASYMSATLAGLLL from the coding sequence ATGGAGCGTTTTACCGGGCTAATCGGGATAGTCCTCATTTTGGGCATTGCCTACGCAATGTCGAACAATCGTAAAGCCATTAATTACCGAACCGTTGGCGTTGGGCTGGCCCTTCAGTTTGGGCTGGCTGTGTTTGTCCTTAAAACCGAGCTTGGGCAGCAAATTTTCCAGACCATCGGGTACTACGTTGAGCGGCTGCTGGGCAAGGCAGGCAAAGGGGCCGAATTTGTGTTTTCGCCCCTCGTTAAGCCCGACGTACTGAGTAAGGCGTTCGGGCCGGGCAACAACTTTATCTTCTTTTTCTCGATCATTCCTACCATCATTTTTGTGGCGGTGCTTGTCAACATTCTCTACCATTTGGGAATCATGCAGCGCGTAGTGGCCGTGATGGCCCGCGGTATGAAATGGCTGATGGGTGTGAGCGGAGCCGAGGCCCTCTCCAACGTTGCCAGTACGTTTGTGGGTCAGGTAGAAGCACAGATCATGGTGAAGCCCTACCTCAAAAATATGACCAACTCCGAGTTGCTGGCCTCTATGTCGGGCAGTTTTGCCTGTATTGCGGGCGGGGTGTTGGCCGTGTACGTATCGCTGGGGGTACCGGCTCCGTATCTGCTGGCTGCCAGTATTATGGCGGCTCCGGGCGCGCTGGTCATCAGCAAAATCGTCTTTCCTGAGACCGAAGTATCGGAAACACAGGGCGTCGTAAAGCTGGACATCAAGAAAAGCCACGCTAACCTGCTCGACGCCATTGCCGCCGGGGCCAGCGAGGGCCTCAAAGTTGGTTTTAACGTAGTAGCCATGCTCATTGGCTTCATTGCGCTCATTGCCCTGCTCGACAGCATCCTGTTCCGTATTGGGTTTTACATCTTCGGTACGTCAGAGCTGAGTCTCAACTACCTGTTGGGTGGTCTGTTCTCCGTGTTTGCCTGGGCCATGGGTGTTCCGACCAAAGATGTGCAGGCAGCCGGGGCCCTGATGGGTACCAAGATGGTGGTCAATGAGTTTGTAGCCTACCTCGATCTGGTGAAGGTAAAGGGCACCCTCGACCCCAAAACGGTGGCTATCGTGAGTTTCGCCCTGTGCGGATTTGCCAATTTTTCATCGATTGCCATTCAGGTGGGAGGTATCAGCGAGCTGGCCCCCAACCGCCGGAGCGACCTGGCCCGGTTGGGCTTTAAAGCCTTGATTTGCGGCACGTTGGCGAGTTATATGTCGGCTACTTTGGCCGGACTTTTGCTATAA